From a single Kitasatospora sp. NBC_00458 genomic region:
- a CDS encoding response regulator — MSSRPIRGAARLAAILDALPDALLLVNSNGTVVDANNAAVHALQTPGTSLVGMGVLDLLPEFDPSRIPGSMRPAAREDDALDRPVRMTARRTDGSTFPVEVSGNDFDDDGSGGSDGRGYALSPLAPYDPYREGSRSSDLLLLLVRDLSSRLGVEAELRRQHKQTEMILRAAAEGVLGVDLEGRCVLVNPAAAHILEYRASELGGRELHPLIQHSRADGTPLALEESALLDTLTSGRKHRVRGTVLWRKDGRPVTVDLTTAPVRDGDQLVGAVMTFTDRSRELALVARNEHLTAVLESELGGALTALHRRIDALAADPAGQLWPEANWTLRRLADECRRFGKLIDGVLAHQRSEAGEWAHASGAAGGGPLGSDGPGSAAEGKAEDKTGKKAADRVPVALDKVVRRAVEHAGELVGAGRVRFSVHAAAVEVIADEQRLAQALAHLVADVSGVGLSLDADPGHPSPGLAGPGLDPAGGAALPPGGGEAPMVVLAAAQRGEVARVEIRGPGRGGSPVHLPIARAVVERHGGVLQPHELPGRAGTTYVVELPLDPAAAKAAAERAGAEGRSDRPKESDSAVLPDLPGIPQLPTARGEESAAEPAAGTPGAEPTAETGGGAIALPAGPSGPTDPAGPAGPERAAEGAPAEEPPAERRGRRGRPSAEEAPADRTADQSPPGHAPGQPDQPSERLTERPAGQDGAPGDAPGASAPVPSSAAVPADQWPNAPARIERAVPEQWNGTGNDPAYGRQGLGGPAGPDSDPWGKDDGRSGTAYAVPVGAGRSDEHTEGHAERRGDGRGPGGDTAPRGPFALGPGTGATGADGPTGADGAATAPAGPGLPGAPGAPGGPEGEAGQEPKPSGRRRALPGAEDSSGGFALPGVTDTPLYPGLEHALPVGPAPVQPEPAAAPTGRRRRLAVPPGPGAETAGAPDAAPANPSALPALPPAPPAAPAPDAQREDGPRPVGTGLGELTPPRPLGAPGLPAPGATPVGPVAIAPDAPQPAAENRPVPRPMAELPAAPSSRDEAGGHTPMPTPAPDGGPRRLLVWPEPDPATRQALQERGYHPVIVRSREEVDAQVAGFPAALFVDPLTGPITRTALQSLRTAALNSRVPVLVTAGLGQATRDAAYGADPAVLLRALAPRDGENHAPRVLLVEGDPDIAAAMIGSLERRGMHVEHAVDENDAVARASSVQPNLVVMDLFQIRRRRVGLLDWLRANDRLHRTPLVVYTSVDLDPRELPRLRTGETVLFLAERSTGADVQSRIVDLLGRIGTMGEAGVAAAG, encoded by the coding sequence GTGAGCAGCAGGCCGATCCGAGGCGCTGCTCGCCTCGCCGCCATACTCGACGCCCTGCCTGACGCATTGCTGCTGGTGAACAGCAACGGCACGGTCGTCGACGCCAACAACGCGGCCGTGCACGCGCTCCAGACGCCCGGCACCTCGTTGGTCGGGATGGGAGTGCTGGACCTCCTGCCCGAGTTCGACCCGAGCCGGATCCCCGGTTCCATGCGGCCCGCCGCCCGCGAGGACGACGCCCTCGACCGGCCGGTGCGGATGACCGCGCGCCGCACCGACGGCAGCACCTTCCCGGTCGAGGTCTCGGGCAACGACTTCGACGACGACGGCAGCGGCGGCAGCGACGGCCGGGGCTACGCGCTCTCCCCGCTCGCGCCCTACGACCCGTACCGCGAGGGCTCCCGCTCCTCCGACCTGCTCCTGCTGCTGGTCCGCGACCTGTCCAGCCGGCTCGGCGTCGAGGCGGAGCTGCGCCGGCAGCACAAGCAGACCGAGATGATCCTGCGGGCCGCCGCCGAGGGCGTGCTCGGCGTCGACCTCGAAGGCCGCTGCGTCCTGGTCAACCCGGCCGCCGCGCACATCCTGGAGTACCGGGCCAGCGAGCTGGGCGGGCGCGAGCTGCACCCGCTGATCCAGCACTCCCGGGCCGACGGCACCCCGCTGGCGCTGGAGGAGTCCGCACTCCTGGACACCCTGACCTCCGGCCGCAAGCACCGGGTGCGCGGCACCGTGCTCTGGCGCAAGGACGGCCGGCCGGTCACCGTCGACCTCACCACCGCCCCCGTCCGGGACGGCGACCAGCTGGTCGGCGCGGTGATGACCTTCACCGACCGCAGCCGCGAGCTGGCCCTGGTCGCCCGCAACGAGCACCTCACCGCCGTTCTGGAGAGCGAGCTGGGCGGTGCGCTGACGGCGCTGCACCGGCGGATCGACGCGCTCGCCGCCGACCCGGCCGGACAGCTCTGGCCGGAGGCGAACTGGACCCTGCGCCGGCTGGCCGACGAGTGCCGCCGGTTCGGCAAGCTGATCGACGGCGTGCTCGCCCACCAGCGTTCCGAGGCCGGCGAGTGGGCCCACGCCTCCGGTGCCGCGGGCGGCGGCCCCCTGGGCTCCGACGGCCCCGGCTCCGCCGCCGAGGGCAAGGCGGAGGACAAGACCGGGAAGAAGGCCGCCGACCGGGTGCCGGTCGCCCTGGACAAGGTGGTCCGCCGCGCGGTCGAGCACGCGGGCGAACTGGTCGGGGCCGGCCGGGTGCGGTTCTCCGTGCACGCCGCCGCCGTCGAGGTCATCGCCGACGAGCAGCGGCTCGCGCAGGCGCTGGCCCACCTGGTCGCCGACGTCAGCGGCGTCGGGCTCTCGCTGGACGCCGACCCCGGCCACCCCTCCCCCGGCCTGGCCGGCCCCGGGCTCGACCCGGCCGGCGGCGCCGCCCTGCCCCCGGGCGGCGGGGAGGCTCCGATGGTGGTGCTCGCGGCCGCCCAGCGCGGCGAGGTCGCCCGGGTGGAGATCCGCGGCCCCGGCCGCGGCGGCAGCCCCGTCCACCTGCCGATAGCCCGTGCGGTGGTCGAGCGGCACGGCGGCGTGCTCCAGCCCCACGAGCTGCCCGGACGCGCCGGCACCACGTACGTCGTCGAGCTGCCGCTGGACCCGGCCGCGGCGAAGGCCGCCGCCGAGCGCGCGGGCGCCGAGGGCCGGTCCGACCGGCCCAAGGAGAGCGACAGCGCCGTCCTGCCGGACCTGCCCGGCATCCCGCAGCTGCCCACCGCGCGCGGCGAGGAGTCCGCCGCCGAGCCGGCGGCCGGAACACCCGGTGCCGAACCGACGGCGGAAACCGGGGGCGGCGCCATCGCCCTGCCCGCCGGACCGTCCGGGCCCACCGACCCGGCCGGACCCGCCGGACCCGAGCGGGCCGCCGAGGGTGCCCCGGCCGAGGAGCCGCCCGCCGAACGGCGCGGACGCCGCGGCCGGCCCTCCGCCGAGGAGGCCCCGGCGGACCGGACCGCGGACCAGTCGCCCCCCGGGCACGCCCCGGGACAGCCCGACCAGCCCTCCGAACGGCTCACCGAACGGCCCGCGGGCCAGGACGGCGCACCCGGCGACGCCCCGGGCGCTTCCGCCCCCGTCCCCTCCTCCGCCGCCGTCCCGGCCGACCAGTGGCCGAACGCCCCGGCACGCATCGAGCGGGCCGTCCCCGAGCAGTGGAACGGCACCGGGAACGACCCCGCGTACGGGCGGCAGGGCCTCGGCGGCCCGGCCGGCCCCGACAGCGACCCGTGGGGCAAGGACGACGGCCGCTCCGGCACGGCGTACGCGGTGCCGGTCGGCGCCGGCCGCTCCGACGAGCACACCGAGGGGCACGCCGAACGGCGCGGCGACGGCCGTGGGCCCGGCGGCGACACCGCTCCGCGCGGCCCGTTCGCCCTCGGCCCGGGCACCGGCGCGACCGGTGCCGACGGCCCGACCGGCGCCGACGGTGCGGCGACCGCGCCCGCCGGTCCCGGCCTGCCCGGTGCGCCCGGTGCGCCGGGCGGCCCGGAAGGCGAGGCCGGCCAGGAGCCCAAGCCGTCCGGGCGGCGCCGGGCGCTGCCGGGCGCCGAGGACTCCTCCGGCGGGTTCGCCCTGCCCGGCGTCACCGACACCCCCCTCTACCCGGGCCTGGAACACGCCCTGCCCGTCGGCCCCGCGCCCGTCCAGCCCGAACCGGCCGCCGCGCCCACCGGCCGGCGCCGCCGGCTGGCCGTCCCGCCCGGCCCCGGCGCCGAGACCGCCGGTGCACCGGACGCCGCCCCGGCCAACCCGTCCGCGCTGCCCGCGCTCCCCCCGGCTCCCCCTGCCGCCCCGGCCCCCGACGCCCAGCGGGAGGACGGCCCCCGCCCGGTCGGCACCGGACTCGGCGAGCTGACCCCGCCGCGCCCCCTCGGCGCGCCGGGCCTCCCCGCCCCCGGAGCCACCCCGGTCGGGCCCGTCGCCATCGCCCCCGACGCGCCCCAGCCCGCCGCGGAGAACCGGCCGGTCCCGCGCCCGATGGCCGAGCTGCCCGCCGCGCCGAGCTCCCGCGACGAGGCCGGCGGACACACGCCGATGCCCACCCCGGCCCCCGACGGCGGCCCGCGCCGCCTGCTGGTCTGGCCCGAGCCCGACCCCGCCACCCGGCAGGCGCTCCAGGAACGCGGCTACCACCCGGTGATCGTCCGCTCCCGTGAGGAGGTGGACGCCCAGGTCGCCGGATTCCCGGCCGCGCTCTTCGTCGACCCGCTGACCGGCCCGATCACCCGCACCGCGCTGCAGTCGCTGCGCACGGCGGCGCTCAACAGCCGCGTCCCGGTGCTGGTCACCGCCGGCCTCGGCCAGGCCACCCGGGACGCCGCGTACGGCGCCGACCCGGCCGTCCTGCTGCGCGCCCTCGCCCCGCGCGACGGCGAGAACCACGCCCCGCGCGTCCTGCTGGTCGAGGGCGACCCGGACATCGCCGCCGCCATGATCGGCAGCCTGGAGCGGCGCGGCATGCACGTCGAGCACGCGGTGGACGAGAACGACGCCGTCGCCCGGGCCAGCAGCGTGCAGCCCAACCTGGTGGTGATGGACCTGTTCCAGATCCGCCGCCGCCGGGTCGGCCTGCTCGACTGGCTGCGCGCCAACGACCGGCTGCACCGGACCCCGCTGGTCGTCTACACCTCGGTGGACCTCGACCCGCGCGAACTGCCCCGGCTGCGCACCGGCGAGACGGTGCTCTTCCTCGCCGAGCGCTCGACCGGCGCCGACGTCCAGTCCCGGATCGTCGACCTGCTCGGGCGGATCGGCACCATGGGCGAGGCGGGCGTCGCCGCCGCCGGCTGA
- a CDS encoding long-chain fatty acid--CoA ligase: MFSTMQDVPLTVARILEHGSTIHGRSTVTTWDGTGPVVRTYAEVGARAAQLAWALRDELGVTADDRVATLMWNNAEHLEAYLAVPAMGAVLHTLNLRLPPNQLSFIVNHAADRVVIVNGTVLPLLAAVLPELNPTLRHIVVSGPGDRSVLDGFAGTVHDYEELIAGRPASYPWLTDLDERQAAVLCYTSGTTGDPKGVLYSHRSVYLHCLQVNTGDNFAFTPRDTALPVVPMFHVNAWGIPHAAFMSGASLLMPDRFLQPKPMAAMIAAVRPTVSAAVPTIWSGLLDELDAGDYDTSSLRMVVIGGSACPPSLMQGYEERHGIRVVHAWGMTETSPLGSFAQPPGGLTPEEEWPYRVTQGVFPASVEARLIGPGGERMPHDGASAGELEVRGPWIAGAYYGGAGNDPERPDDKFSEDGWLRTGDVGTITADGYLTLTDRAKDVIKSGGEWISSVDLENHLMAHPEVAEAAVVAVPDEKWGERPLATVVLRPGATAGLAELRAFLAGRIASWQLPERWALVEAVPKTSVGKFDKKVIRADYAAERLDVSLLGKE, encoded by the coding sequence GTGTTCAGCACGATGCAGGACGTACCGCTCACCGTCGCCAGGATCCTGGAGCACGGGTCGACCATCCACGGGCGCTCGACCGTCACCACCTGGGACGGGACCGGCCCGGTGGTCCGCACGTACGCGGAGGTGGGCGCGCGGGCCGCGCAGCTGGCGTGGGCGCTGCGGGACGAGCTCGGCGTGACGGCGGACGACCGGGTCGCGACCCTGATGTGGAACAACGCGGAGCACCTGGAGGCGTACCTGGCGGTGCCGGCGATGGGCGCGGTGCTGCACACGCTGAACCTGCGGCTCCCGCCGAACCAGCTGTCGTTCATCGTCAACCACGCCGCCGACCGGGTCGTCATCGTCAACGGCACCGTCCTGCCGCTGCTGGCCGCGGTCCTCCCGGAGCTCAACCCGACGCTGCGGCACATCGTGGTCAGCGGCCCCGGCGACCGTTCCGTGCTGGACGGTTTCGCGGGCACCGTGCACGACTACGAGGAGCTGATCGCCGGCCGGCCGGCCTCCTACCCGTGGCTCACCGACCTCGACGAGCGCCAGGCCGCCGTGCTCTGCTACACCTCCGGCACCACCGGTGACCCGAAGGGCGTGCTCTACAGCCACCGCTCGGTCTACCTGCACTGTCTCCAGGTGAACACCGGCGACAACTTCGCCTTCACCCCGCGCGACACCGCGCTGCCGGTCGTCCCGATGTTCCACGTCAACGCCTGGGGCATCCCGCACGCCGCCTTCATGTCCGGCGCGAGCCTGCTGATGCCGGACCGCTTCCTCCAGCCCAAGCCGATGGCCGCGATGATCGCCGCGGTCCGGCCCACCGTCAGCGCCGCGGTGCCGACCATCTGGAGCGGCCTGCTGGACGAACTGGACGCCGGCGACTACGACACGTCCAGCCTGCGCATGGTGGTCATCGGCGGTTCGGCCTGCCCGCCGTCGCTGATGCAGGGCTACGAGGAGCGCCACGGGATCCGGGTCGTGCACGCCTGGGGGATGACCGAGACCTCGCCGCTCGGCTCCTTCGCCCAGCCGCCGGGCGGGCTCACCCCGGAGGAGGAGTGGCCGTACCGGGTCACCCAGGGCGTCTTCCCGGCCTCCGTCGAGGCCCGGCTGATCGGCCCGGGCGGCGAGCGGATGCCGCACGACGGCGCCTCGGCGGGCGAGCTGGAGGTGCGCGGGCCGTGGATCGCCGGGGCGTACTACGGGGGCGCGGGCAACGACCCGGAGCGCCCGGACGACAAGTTCTCCGAGGACGGCTGGCTGCGCACCGGTGACGTCGGCACCATCACCGCCGACGGCTACCTGACCCTCACCGACCGGGCCAAGGACGTGATCAAGTCCGGCGGCGAGTGGATCTCCTCGGTGGACCTGGAGAACCACCTGATGGCCCACCCCGAGGTCGCCGAGGCCGCGGTGGTGGCGGTCCCGGACGAGAAGTGGGGCGAGCGGCCGCTGGCCACCGTGGTGCTCCGCCCGGGTGCCACGGCCGGTCTCGCGGAGCTGCGGGCGTTCCTGGCGGGCCGGATCGCCTCCTGGCAGCTGCCGGAGCGCTGGGCGCTGGTCGAGGCGGTGCCGAAGACCTCGGTCGGCAAGTTCGACAAGAAGGTGATCCGCGCCGACTACGCGGCGGAGCGGCTGGACGTCTCCCTGCTCGGCAAGGAGTAG
- a CDS encoding DUF1906 domain-containing protein has product MRYLRPAALAAASLVLLLAAGGPGASADEAAPAAAAVPRIRPTLLPDRFGPPALRTRDLYTGAAFDACTAPPLETLRAWRGASPYGALGIYTSGGQRGCTQPRLTADWVRQAREMGWRFLPVHVGLQAPCSDLKRKPKRIDPARAVQQGREEAAEAVGGLQAVGLGGGSPVFLDIEAYPMSDPACGQAVVDFTLGWTQGLHTAGYRSGFYSSLDSGIADLAAAARAGSSPLPDTLWYARWDDHADTVGGGPLSPELWADHQRVHQYRGNVEETYGGATLTVDRNQVDAPLAG; this is encoded by the coding sequence GTGCGCTATCTCCGCCCCGCGGCCCTCGCCGCCGCCTCCCTCGTCCTCCTGCTGGCCGCCGGAGGGCCGGGCGCGAGCGCCGACGAGGCCGCCCCGGCGGCCGCCGCCGTCCCCCGCATCCGCCCCACCCTCCTCCCGGACCGGTTCGGGCCGCCCGCCCTCCGCACCCGTGACCTCTACACCGGCGCCGCCTTCGACGCCTGCACCGCGCCGCCGCTGGAGACCCTGCGCGCCTGGCGGGGAGCCTCGCCGTACGGCGCGCTCGGCATCTACACCAGCGGAGGCCAGCGCGGCTGCACCCAGCCGCGGCTCACCGCCGACTGGGTCCGGCAGGCCCGCGAGATGGGGTGGCGGTTCCTGCCCGTCCACGTCGGCCTGCAGGCGCCGTGCAGCGACCTGAAGCGCAAGCCGAAGCGGATCGACCCGGCCCGCGCCGTCCAGCAGGGCCGCGAGGAGGCGGCCGAGGCGGTCGGCGGCCTGCAGGCGGTCGGGCTCGGCGGGGGCAGCCCGGTCTTCCTGGACATCGAGGCCTACCCGATGAGCGACCCCGCCTGCGGTCAGGCCGTCGTCGACTTCACCCTCGGCTGGACCCAGGGCCTGCACACGGCCGGCTACCGGTCCGGCTTCTACTCCAGCCTCGACTCCGGCATCGCCGACCTCGCGGCGGCCGCGCGGGCCGGCAGCTCGCCGCTGCCCGACACCCTCTGGTACGCGCGCTGGGACGACCACGCCGACACCGTCGGGGGCGGGCCGCTCAGCCCCGAGCTCTGGGCCGACCACCAGCGCGTCCACCAGTACCGCGGCAACGTCGAGGAGACGTACGGCGGCGCGACGCTCACCGTGGACCGCAACCAGGTCGACGCGCCGCTGGCCGGCTGA
- a CDS encoding EamA family transporter, which translates to MPTPNPSETAAPMSATAVAEALAMPPAPKGEPAGERGGWRRGEAPGDGLPPDARPGRPSDRRFPNFLRRPERIPAPLLCLTAMFLVQTGIAFSKPLFGPLGVSGTTFLRLSFAAVILLAVTRPRLRGRRPRDLAAAALLGMASAGMTLLFAGAIDRLPMGTAATIEFLGPLAVALFFARRASHLLWALLAAGGVALLTLLGEGGEGAGLDPVGLVYAFGAAACYAAYILFTDKVGAAFQGFQGLAVSMTVGALAVAPFGLGEAWDGLTEPGASPLTLLLAVAGVSLLLPVIPYALEMTALRRMPQRVFSVLVSLEPAVSALVGLVVLGQLLGASQLAGIGCVVAASVGATLTGRR; encoded by the coding sequence ATGCCCACGCCCAACCCCAGCGAAACCGCCGCCCCGATGTCGGCCACAGCCGTCGCCGAGGCCCTTGCCATGCCGCCCGCCCCCAAGGGCGAGCCCGCCGGCGAGCGCGGTGGCTGGCGACGAGGCGAGGCGCCCGGCGACGGGCTGCCACCGGACGCACGACCCGGCCGACCGTCCGACCGACGGTTCCCGAACTTCCTGCGGCGCCCGGAGCGAATCCCGGCGCCGCTTCTCTGTCTGACCGCGATGTTCCTGGTGCAGACCGGGATCGCCTTCTCCAAGCCCCTCTTCGGCCCGCTCGGGGTGAGCGGCACGACCTTCCTCCGGCTGAGCTTCGCGGCGGTCATCCTGCTGGCCGTCACCCGGCCGCGGCTGCGCGGTCGCCGGCCGCGCGACCTCGCGGCCGCCGCACTGCTCGGCATGGCCTCGGCCGGCATGACCCTGCTGTTCGCCGGGGCGATCGACCGGCTGCCGATGGGCACCGCCGCGACCATCGAGTTCCTCGGCCCGCTCGCGGTGGCGCTGTTCTTCGCCCGCCGCGCCAGCCATCTGCTGTGGGCGCTGCTCGCCGCCGGCGGGGTGGCGCTGCTGACGCTGCTCGGCGAGGGCGGGGAGGGGGCCGGGCTCGACCCGGTCGGCCTGGTCTACGCCTTCGGGGCGGCCGCCTGCTACGCCGCGTACATCCTGTTCACGGACAAGGTCGGGGCCGCGTTCCAGGGCTTCCAGGGGCTGGCCGTGTCGATGACGGTCGGCGCGCTCGCGGTGGCGCCGTTCGGGCTGGGCGAGGCCTGGGACGGCCTGACCGAGCCGGGCGCCTCGCCGCTGACGCTGCTGCTCGCGGTCGCGGGGGTGTCGCTGCTGCTGCCGGTGATCCCGTACGCGCTGGAGATGACGGCACTGCGGCGGATGCCGCAGCGGGTGTTCAGCGTGCTGGTGAGCCTGGAGCCGGCGGTCAGCGCGCTGGTCGGACTGGTCGTACTGGGGCAGCTGCTGGGAGCGTCGCAGCTGGCCGGGATCGGGTGCGTGGTGGCCGCGAGCGTCGGCGCGACGCTCACCGGGCGGCGCTGA
- a CDS encoding pyridoxine/pyridoxamine 5'-phosphate oxidase — protein MTRPLPVFDAEAAPAEPGPLFVDWLATALDAGVLDPQVVTLSTVDADGMPDARVLVLRDVDPSGTGWVFSAAADSPKGRQLGDHPAAAITVYWPQLGRQVRVRGTVERAADQVAAAEFATRSPAARIGALVGRQSEPLASPAEYEEAVAVARRRLEATPDTVAAGHAVFTLWAHEVEFWQGHADRHHVRLRYTRTGPVRTPEWSRTLLWP, from the coding sequence ATGACCCGTCCGCTGCCGGTCTTCGACGCCGAGGCGGCCCCGGCCGAGCCCGGCCCGCTCTTCGTCGACTGGCTCGCCACCGCGCTCGACGCGGGAGTGCTGGACCCGCAGGTGGTCACGCTCTCCACGGTCGACGCCGACGGCATGCCGGACGCCAGGGTGCTGGTGCTGCGCGACGTCGACCCCTCCGGCACCGGCTGGGTCTTCTCCGCCGCCGCCGACAGCCCCAAGGGCCGCCAGCTCGGTGACCACCCGGCTGCCGCGATCACCGTGTACTGGCCGCAGCTGGGCCGCCAGGTGAGGGTCCGCGGCACCGTCGAGCGGGCCGCCGACCAGGTCGCGGCCGCCGAGTTCGCGACGCGTTCCCCGGCCGCCCGGATCGGTGCGCTGGTCGGCCGGCAGAGCGAGCCGCTGGCCTCACCGGCCGAGTACGAGGAGGCGGTGGCGGTCGCCCGGCGCAGGCTGGAGGCCACCCCGGACACGGTCGCCGCCGGGCACGCCGTCTTCACGCTCTGGGCGCACGAGGTGGAGTTCTGGCAGGGGCACGCGGACCGCCACCACGTCCGGCTCCGCTACACCCGGACCGGCCCCGTCCGGACCCCGGAGTGGTCGCGCACCCTGCTCTGGCCGTAG
- a CDS encoding FAD-binding oxidoreductase, whose amino-acid sequence MSDLTDRLAEGLPPGALAVDPDVTAAYRHDMAGFCAAGTPAVVVFPETVEQVQHVMRTATALRVPVVPQGARTGLSGAANAVDGCIVLSMVKMNRILELDPVDRIAVVEPGVVNAELSRAAAASGLAYPPDPSSWESCTIGGNIGTGAGGLCCVKYGVTSEYVLGLDVVLADGRLLSTGRRTAKGVAGYDLTRLLVGSEGTLGVVVRAVVALRPAPEPQLALAAEFPSAAAAGEAVCEVMARGFAPSLMELMDAVSVRAVNELAKMGLPESTQALLLVAFDGPDRVDRLAEVGEICRAAGATEVVPAEDQAESEMLLEARRLALPALDRLGTTMIDDVAVPRSRLVEMLTGVAAIAERHGLTIGVVSHAGDGNTHPIVIFDAADAEQSARAQQSFDEIMALGLELGGTITGEHGVGLLKREWLAREIGPVASELQRQLKAVFDPLGILNPGKAV is encoded by the coding sequence ATGAGTGACCTGACGGACCGACTGGCGGAGGGGCTCCCGCCCGGCGCGCTGGCGGTGGACCCGGACGTGACGGCCGCCTACCGCCACGACATGGCGGGCTTCTGCGCGGCCGGCACCCCGGCCGTGGTGGTCTTCCCGGAAACGGTCGAGCAGGTGCAGCACGTCATGCGGACCGCCACGGCCCTGCGCGTCCCGGTGGTCCCGCAGGGGGCGCGGACGGGTCTGTCCGGCGCGGCCAACGCGGTGGACGGCTGCATCGTGCTCTCGATGGTGAAGATGAACCGGATCCTGGAGCTCGACCCGGTCGACCGGATCGCGGTGGTCGAACCCGGAGTGGTGAACGCCGAACTCTCCCGGGCCGCCGCCGCGTCGGGGCTCGCCTACCCGCCGGACCCGTCGAGCTGGGAGTCCTGCACGATCGGCGGGAACATCGGGACCGGAGCGGGCGGGCTGTGCTGCGTCAAGTACGGCGTGACCAGCGAGTACGTGCTCGGGCTCGACGTGGTGCTGGCGGACGGCCGGCTGCTGTCGACCGGGCGCCGGACGGCCAAGGGCGTCGCCGGCTACGACCTGACCCGGCTGCTGGTCGGCTCGGAGGGCACGCTGGGCGTGGTGGTCCGGGCGGTGGTGGCGCTGCGGCCGGCGCCCGAGCCGCAGCTGGCGCTGGCGGCGGAGTTCCCGAGCGCGGCGGCGGCGGGCGAAGCGGTCTGCGAGGTGATGGCGCGCGGGTTCGCGCCGTCGCTGATGGAGCTGATGGACGCGGTGAGCGTGCGGGCGGTCAACGAGCTCGCGAAGATGGGTCTCCCGGAGTCCACCCAGGCGCTGCTGCTGGTGGCCTTCGACGGTCCGGACCGGGTGGACCGGCTGGCCGAGGTGGGGGAGATCTGCCGGGCGGCCGGGGCGACCGAGGTGGTGCCGGCCGAGGACCAGGCGGAGTCCGAGATGCTGCTGGAGGCGCGCAGGCTGGCGCTGCCGGCGCTGGACCGGCTGGGCACCACGATGATCGACGACGTGGCGGTGCCGCGGTCCAGGCTGGTCGAGATGCTGACCGGCGTCGCGGCGATCGCCGAACGGCACGGGCTGACCATCGGGGTGGTGAGCCACGCGGGGGACGGCAACACCCACCCGATCGTCATCTTCGACGCGGCGGACGCCGAGCAGTCGGCGCGGGCACAGCAGTCCTTCGACGAGATCATGGCGCTGGGGCTGGAGCTGGGCGGCACGATCACCGGGGAGCACGGGGTGGGCCTGCTCAAGCGGGAGTGGCTGGCGCGGGAGATCGGCCCGGTGGCGTCGGAGCTGCAGCGGCAGCTGAAGGCGGTCTTCGACCCGTTGGGCATTCTCAACCCGGGTAAGGCGGTCTGA
- a CDS encoding MFS transporter yields the protein MTMNGATTPGAADRDDRTARGGRPARTARAGRRGRAGLPGPYLLWLAGAQAGALGDAAMYFALGWAATAHGGGAAGLVLTVITVSRTALVLLGGALADRLGARRVMLAGDTVMLAATLALAGAAGGWGTPLWLLVVAAAVIGVVDAFYLPASGAMPRLLVGAGQLPRALALRQAGAQTANLLGAPLGGALVAAGGLPGVALADAVSFAVLLLVLLRVGVRVRAEGAAAPATSPDVPPQSSAQEAPAGAAAAPGLLREAVAGVRLAVRDRRLRAALLLTGAAAGALLPVVSLLVPLLARERGWGAGPAGLVTGGQGAGVLAVAALLSWRTGGDGDEDGDGGRRRDGARSGAWGRAWAGAAAGLCTAAAGTALLAWAPGPLLAAAGGVVTGVGTGLFACRIGPLVLGSAQEGHLARVQALLTLVQSAALVASTGMLGLLADAAGARLPTVLCALATGAAGLVALSARRLRRA from the coding sequence ATGACGATGAACGGGGCCACCACGCCCGGGGCGGCCGACCGCGACGACCGCACGGCACGGGGCGGCCGTCCGGCCCGCACGGCGCGGGCCGGACGCCGGGGCCGGGCGGGGCTGCCCGGGCCCTACCTGCTCTGGCTGGCCGGTGCCCAGGCCGGGGCCCTGGGTGATGCCGCCATGTACTTCGCCCTGGGCTGGGCCGCCACGGCACACGGGGGCGGCGCCGCCGGCCTGGTGCTCACGGTGATCACGGTGTCTCGCACCGCCCTGGTCCTGCTGGGCGGCGCGCTGGCGGACCGGCTGGGCGCCCGCCGGGTGATGCTCGCGGGGGACACGGTGATGCTCGCCGCGACGCTCGCGCTGGCGGGCGCCGCCGGCGGCTGGGGCACGCCGCTCTGGCTGCTGGTCGTGGCGGCGGCCGTGATCGGGGTGGTCGACGCGTTCTACCTCCCGGCGAGCGGGGCGATGCCGCGGCTGCTGGTGGGTGCCGGGCAGCTGCCGCGGGCGCTGGCGTTGCGTCAGGCGGGAGCGCAGACCGCGAACCTGCTGGGGGCGCCGCTCGGCGGGGCGCTGGTCGCGGCGGGCGGGCTGCCGGGGGTGGCGCTGGCGGACGCGGTGAGCTTCGCGGTCCTCCTGCTGGTGCTGCTGCGGGTGGGGGTGCGGGTCCGGGCCGAGGGGGCGGCAGCCCCGGCGACGTCCCCGGACGTTCCTCCGCAGTCCTCGGCTCAGGAGGCCCCGGCGGGCGCGGCTGCCGCGCCCGGGCTGCTGCGGGAGGCGGTCGCGGGGGTGCGGTTGGCGGTGCGGGACCGGCGGCTGCGGGCGGCGCTGCTGCTCACCGGGGCGGCGGCGGGGGCGCTGCTGCCGGTGGTCTCGCTGCTCGTGCCGCTGCTGGCCCGGGAACGCGGGTGGGGCGCCGGACCGGCCGGGCTGGTGACGGGCGGGCAGGGCGCGGGGGTCCTGGCGGTCGCGGCCCTGCTCTCCTGGCGCACTGGTGGGGACGGCGATGAGGACGGTGACGGGGGCCGGCGCCGGGATGGTGCGCGGAGCGGGGCGTGGGGGCGTGCGTGGGCCGGTGCGGCAGCCGGGCTCTGTACGGCGGCGGCGGGCACCGCGCTGCTGGCCTGGGCGCCGGGTCCGCTGCTGGCGGCGGCGGGCGGGGTGGTGACGGGCGTGGGCACGGGGCTGTTCGCCTGCCGGATCGGCCCGCTGGTGCTGGGCAGCGCACAGGAAGGGCATCTCGCCCGGGTACAGGCACTGCTGACGCTCGTGCAGAGTGCGGCGCTGGTGGCCTCGACGGGGATGCTCGGCCTGCTCGCCGACGCGGCCGGGGCCCGGCTGCCGACCGTGCTCTGCGCGCTGGCCACCGGCGCGGCCGGACTCGTCGCGCTGAGCGCCCGGAGGCTGCGGCGGGCCTGA